The following proteins are encoded in a genomic region of Brachypodium distachyon strain Bd21 chromosome 1, Brachypodium_distachyon_v3.0, whole genome shotgun sequence:
- the LOC100842425 gene encoding TBC1 domain family member 15, with the protein MMMRLRGSKDPDSSFYQLRPDCTHNVPDTKFKIKAGKTLSVRKWHAAFTHQGFLDIASVLNRIQSGGVHPAIRGEVWEFLLGCFDPESTFDEREQIRHTRRIQYARWKEQCKEMDSHVGSGKIITAPIITEDGVPIKDPLVLLEATSDQSTSQGGSTSSRNGNEVDESVNRVMDKQTIEWKLTLHQIGLDVLRTDRSMVFYEKKENLSRLWDILAVYAWIDKEVGYCQGMSDLCSPMIVLLNDEADAFWCFERLMRRLRGNFRCTQQSVGVENQLQHLASIIQVLDPKLHDHLETLGGGDYLFAFRMFMVLFRRELSFGDSLYLWEMMWALEYDPDIFSTYKETGDATDRTQGHKPKVKSTRQFGKYERANMKNGTNGVDGPVPISVFLVASVLKENSQKLLQEARGIDDVITILNNVNGNLDAKKACAVALKLHVKYLRKMQGKKP; encoded by the exons atgatgatgagacTCCGTGGGAGCAAAGATCCGGATTCCTCCTTCTACCAGCTGCGCCCCGATTGCACCCACAACGTGCCCGACACCAAGTTTAAGATCAAG GCTGGCAAAACGTTGAGCGTTCGGAAATGGCATGCTGCGTTTACGCATCAAGGCTTTCTAGACATTGCTTCTGTCCTCAACCGGATACAGAGTGGG GGCGTACACCCTGCAATTAGGGGAGAGGTTTGGGAGTTCTTACTTGGTTGTTTCGATCCTGAGAGCACCTTTGATGAGCGGGAGCAGATCAGGCACACAAGAAG AATACAATATGCTAGATGGAAGGAGCAATGCAAAGAGATGGATTCTCACGTTGGCAGCGGTAAAATTATCACAGCCCCAATCATAACTGAGGATGGTGTACCTATTAAGGACCCTTTGGTTTTGCTCGAAGCCACTTCAGACCAGAGTACATCGCAAGGTGGTTCAACTAGCAGCAGGAATGGAAACGAGGTAGACGAGTCTGTAAACCGTGTGATGGATAAACAAACTATCGAGTGGAAGCTTACGCTACATCAAATCG GTCTTGATGTTCTACGCACTGACCGTTCCATGGTGTTTTacgagaagaaagaaaatctcTCAAGGTTATGGGATATTCTAGCTGTTTACGCGTGGATTGACAAAGAAGTTGGTTATTGTCAAG GAATGAGTGATTTATGCTCACCGATGATAGTGCTACTCAATGATGAAGCAGACGCATTTTGGTGCTTTGAGAGGTTGATGCGTAGACTG CGTGGGAATTTCCGATGCACACAGCAATCTGTTGGGGTTGAGAATCAGCTTCAGCACCTTGCTTCTATCATTCAGGTGCTAGACCCAAAGTTACATGACCACCTAG AAACACTTGGTGGGGGTGACTATCTCTTTGCATTCCGTATGTTCATGGTATTGTTTCGGCGTGAGTTGTCATTTGGGGACTCTTTGTACCTTTGGGAG ATGATGTGGGCTCTAGAATATGATCCTGACATCTTCTCCACGTATAAAGAAACTGGTGATGCAACTGACAGAACTCAAGGACATAAACCAAAAGTTAAATCGACCCGTCAGTTTGGCAAGTACGAGAGGGCGAATATGAAGAATGGTACTAACGGTGTTGATGGCCCTGTCCCTATTTCTGTTTTCCTGGTTGCTAGTGTTCTGAAGGAGAACAGTCAGAAGCTTCTGCAAGAAGCCCGAGGGATAGATGATGTTATTACA ATACTGAACAATGTTAACGGGAACTTGGATGCGAAGAAGGCTTGCGCTGTCGCATTGAAACTTCATGTGAAGTACCTTAGAAAG ATGCAGGGAAAGAAACCCTAA